Proteins from a genomic interval of Nautilia sp. PV-1:
- the ribE gene encoding 6,7-dimethyl-8-ribityllumazine synthase has product MKIIEGNLQLNGNEKIAIIASRFNHLITDRLVEGAKDAFLRNGGKEENLELILVPGAFELPFGLKRAIKTGKYDGVCCVGAVIRGATPHFDYVAAEATKGIANTTLQADIPVTFGLLTTDTIEQAIERAGTKAGNKGFEAMLGLIEMINLYKEIN; this is encoded by the coding sequence ATGAAAATAATTGAAGGAAACTTACAGTTAAACGGAAACGAAAAAATAGCTATAATAGCCAGCAGATTTAACCATCTGATAACTGACAGATTGGTTGAAGGCGCAAAAGACGCGTTTTTAAGAAACGGCGGAAAAGAAGAAAATTTGGAACTGATATTAGTCCCCGGTGCGTTTGAACTTCCTTTCGGATTAAAAAGAGCCATCAAAACAGGAAAATATGACGGAGTATGCTGTGTAGGTGCGGTAATCAGAGGAGCGACACCTCATTTTGACTACGTAGCGGCCGAAGCTACAAAAGGTATTGCCAATACTACTTTACAGGCGGATATTCCCGTAACATTCGGTCTTTTAACAACAGACACCATCGAACAGGCAATTGAAAGGGCCGGAACTAAAGCCGGAAACAAAGGTTTTGAGGCAATGCTTGGACTGATCGAAATGATTAATCTTTACAAAGAGATAAATTGA
- a CDS encoding EAL domain-containing protein: MKKIETLKEKILRHNIVATYSILIFLTFASFAITFFIMYEKYQTEIYLIKNNYIENQKNMMEHQVNNIIKLISTLRQEKLKEVKKFLKTSNINAVKILQKNENHLYDIMNYIDKVTPFVHWALTDLKGNLIYSSMEDFNHTKRIKLIKTLLNKNINQIYFKHHTSLGDKITYQHIFDKYLLTAAIYKKEIDKMVKHKIIKIIYNVRFGPKNHGYISIAEILNYKGGKNFAKVVALPVNPKMVGKLLSDDKKDAKGKLYRKEYLKIANTTGEGFVTYWFYKYSTKVIRPKISYVKLYKPWNWLIFTSVFIDDIDNVIKKKEQIFKKDLKILSGLYLLIFFIILLIADYIIKKQNAIIEKIIDEFEKRINTKNQMLEDLNKNLKNEVHKKTKELTKNMFTDNLTNLPNREKLINDFEDKYIAIINIDDFKEINDFFGVKEGDKLIKEFGEFLNKIQKTYKLSGDEYAIIEKTPAKLKHISSDIIEKLKSLKFKIGNEEIKINITVGIGKTLAEADTALKYAKKRKKQIIVYNKKLPILKEFEENLKWKKIINEAIENDNVIPYVQAIINNKTKQVEKYECLMRIKHNNKIYTPFHFLEIAKKTHQYEALQTIIIEKCFNKFSKLPYNFSINLSLRDLKNDQFVKHLTEKINEYNVAHKLTVELLEDEEMISDKKINDVIYSLSEMGVKIAIDDFGSGYSNFVYLIKNLPINIIKIDGTLVKDILEDEKLKKLLKRIVEIAKDFNFETIAEFVENEKLYLELIKLNVDASQGYHFSKPFNIEGLK, encoded by the coding sequence ATGAAAAAAATTGAAACTTTAAAAGAAAAAATATTAAGACACAATATAGTAGCTACATATTCTATTTTAATATTTTTAACTTTTGCTTCTTTTGCCATTACTTTTTTTATAATGTATGAAAAATATCAGACAGAAATATATTTAATAAAAAACAATTACATCGAAAATCAAAAAAATATGATGGAACATCAAGTTAATAATATAATAAAATTAATCAGTACGTTAAGACAAGAAAAATTAAAAGAAGTAAAAAAATTTTTAAAAACTTCCAATATAAACGCAGTTAAAATTCTTCAAAAAAATGAAAATCATCTTTATGATATTATGAATTATATCGATAAAGTAACTCCATTTGTCCACTGGGCCCTTACAGACCTGAAAGGAAACCTTATTTATAGCAGTATGGAAGATTTTAACCATACAAAAAGAATTAAATTAATAAAAACACTGCTGAATAAAAATATTAATCAAATATATTTTAAACATCATACATCACTAGGTGATAAAATAACATATCAACATATATTTGATAAATATTTACTGACAGCAGCTATATATAAAAAAGAAATAGACAAAATGGTAAAACATAAAATTATAAAAATTATATACAACGTAAGATTCGGTCCTAAAAATCATGGATATATATCTATAGCTGAAATACTTAATTATAAAGGCGGGAAAAATTTCGCAAAAGTGGTAGCTCTTCCGGTAAATCCCAAAATGGTCGGAAAACTTTTAAGCGACGACAAAAAAGACGCAAAAGGAAAGCTTTACAGAAAAGAATATCTTAAAATCGCCAATACCACCGGTGAAGGATTTGTAACATACTGGTTTTATAAATATTCAACAAAAGTTATAAGACCTAAAATTTCATATGTAAAACTGTACAAACCATGGAACTGGCTCATATTTACAAGTGTTTTTATAGATGATATTGATAATGTCATCAAAAAAAAAGAACAAATATTTAAAAAAGATTTGAAAATTTTATCAGGTCTGTATTTACTGATATTTTTTATAATCTTACTTATAGCCGATTATATAATAAAAAAACAAAACGCTATTATCGAAAAAATAATAGACGAATTTGAAAAAAGAATAAACACCAAAAACCAAATGCTTGAAGACCTAAATAAAAATTTAAAAAACGAAGTTCATAAAAAAACAAAAGAACTGACTAAAAACATGTTTACGGACAACCTTACAAACCTTCCTAACAGAGAAAAACTGATCAATGATTTCGAAGACAAATACATAGCCATCATCAACATAGACGATTTCAAAGAAATAAACGACTTCTTCGGTGTAAAAGAAGGTGATAAACTGATAAAAGAATTCGGAGAGTTTTTAAATAAAATTCAAAAAACATATAAACTTTCAGGAGATGAATACGCTATTATAGAAAAAACACCAGCAAAATTGAAACATATCTCTTCAGATATTATTGAGAAACTTAAAAGTTTAAAATTCAAAATAGGAAATGAAGAAATAAAAATAAATATTACCGTAGGTATCGGAAAAACGCTCGCAGAAGCCGATACGGCCCTGAAATACGCAAAAAAAAGAAAAAAACAGATAATAGTATATAATAAAAAACTTCCTATTTTAAAAGAATTTGAAGAAAATCTGAAATGGAAAAAAATAATAAACGAAGCAATAGAAAACGACAATGTTATACCTTACGTACAGGCTATAATAAACAACAAAACCAAACAGGTTGAAAAATATGAATGTTTAATGAGAATAAAACATAATAATAAAATTTATACCCCGTTTCATTTTCTTGAAATTGCCAAAAAAACACACCAGTATGAAGCTCTTCAAACAATTATCATTGAAAAATGCTTTAATAAATTTTCTAAACTTCCTTATAATTTTTCTATTAATCTTTCTTTAAGAGACCTTAAAAACGACCAGTTTGTTAAACATCTTACAGAAAAAATAAATGAATACAATGTAGCACACAAATTAACAGTAGAACTGCTTGAAGACGAAGAGATGATATCTGATAAAAAAATAAATGACGTAATTTACAGTCTGTCTGAAATGGGTGTTAAAATAGCTATAGACGATTTTGGCAGTGGATATTCAAATTTTGTTTATTTAATTAAAAATTTAC
- the nusB gene encoding transcription antitermination factor NusB — protein sequence MATITHAREAVIQTLYAQEMGNDQAIEQFEEILKDKKVKGGKAEFAKKLLKGILEHIDEIDEIIKNHLIDWDFDRLDKVDKQILRVGIYEILYTDTPYQIVIDEAVKIAKNFSEDKAKSFINGILDKVAKEKPTNEKN from the coding sequence ATGGCTACGATAACACATGCTAGAGAAGCTGTAATACAGACGCTATATGCACAGGAAATGGGTAACGACCAGGCAATAGAGCAGTTTGAAGAAATACTGAAAGACAAAAAAGTAAAAGGCGGCAAAGCCGAATTTGCAAAAAAACTTCTAAAAGGTATTTTAGAACATATTGATGAAATTGACGAAATCATCAAAAATCATCTGATTGACTGGGATTTTGACAGATTGGACAAAGTAGACAAACAGATACTGAGAGTAGGAATATACGAAATACTGTATACCGACACTCCTTATCAGATCGTAATAGACGAAGCTGTAAAAATAGCAAAAAATTTTTCAGAAGACAAAGCAAAAAGTTTCATAAACGGTATTTTGGACAAGGTTGCCAAGGAAAAACCAACTAATGAAAAAAATTGA
- the kdsA gene encoding 3-deoxy-8-phosphooctulonate synthase has translation MILISGPCVIESKEQIFKIAEYLKPYSDKYEFYFKASYDKANRTSLNSYRGPGIEKGLEILNEVKEKFGYKLLTDVHETWQVKKAAEVVDVLQIPAFLCRQTDLLVEAAKTDKIVNIKKGQFMNPADMKYSVLKVLQTRGCNKATYENAQKHGVWLTERGTTFGYGNLVVDMRSLYIMREYAPVIFDATHAVQMPGGAGGKSSGKREYVPVLSRAAAAVGIDGFFFETHYNPDEALSDGLNMITPDTLETTLKEIECITNCKENK, from the coding sequence ATGATATTAATCTCCGGTCCTTGTGTAATAGAAAGCAAAGAACAGATTTTTAAAATAGCGGAATATTTAAAACCGTACAGTGACAAATATGAATTTTATTTCAAAGCTAGCTACGATAAAGCAAACAGAACGTCTTTAAACAGCTACAGAGGCCCTGGAATTGAAAAAGGCCTGGAAATTTTAAACGAAGTTAAAGAAAAATTCGGATATAAATTACTAACAGACGTGCACGAAACCTGGCAGGTAAAAAAGGCAGCCGAGGTAGTAGACGTGCTTCAGATACCGGCGTTTTTATGCAGACAGACGGATTTGCTGGTTGAAGCGGCAAAAACCGACAAAATCGTAAATATTAAAAAAGGACAGTTTATGAATCCGGCCGATATGAAATATTCTGTCCTTAAAGTGCTGCAGACAAGAGGATGTAATAAAGCGACATATGAAAACGCTCAAAAACACGGTGTATGGCTTACAGAAAGAGGCACAACATTCGGATACGGAAACCTTGTGGTGGATATGAGAAGTTTATATATAATGAGAGAATACGCACCAGTAATATTTGACGCTACACATGCTGTTCAGATGCCCGGAGGCGCAGGAGGCAAAAGCAGCGGTAAAAGGGAATATGTGCCTGTTTTAAGCAGAGCGGCAGCAGCTGTGGGAATAGACGGATTTTTCTTTGAAACACATTATAATCCTGATGAGGCTCTAAGCGACGGGCTTAATATGATTACACCGGATACATTGGAAACAACATTAAAAGAAATTGAGTGTATAACAAATTGCAAGGAGAATAAATGA